One region of Erwinia tracheiphila genomic DNA includes:
- the dnaB gene encoding replicative DNA helicase has translation MAGNKPSNKSAESRGLVDRQMDGLKLPPHSLEAEQSVLGGLMLDNERWDNVSERVVAQDFFSRPHRIIFSEMQRLLEQSKPIDLITLSESMETKGELSMVGGFAYLAELSKNTPSAANIGAYADIVRERAVVREMIAVANEIADAGYDPQGRTSEDLLDLAESRVFQIAENRASKDEGPKSVDQILEATISRIESLYQTPHDGVTGVDTGYQDLNKKTAGLQRSDLIIVAARPSMGKTTFAMNLCENAAMLQDKPVLIFSLEMPGEQLMMRMLASLSRVDQTRIRTGQLDDEDWARISSTMGILLEKKNMFIDDSSGLTPTEVRSRARRVFREHGGLSLIMIDYLQLMRVPSLSDNRTLEIAEISRSLKALAKELQVPVVALSQLNRSLEQRADKRPVNSDLRESGSIEQDADLIMFIYRDEVYHENSDLKGIAEIILGKQRNGPIGTVRLTFNGQWSRFDNYAGPQYDNE, from the coding sequence ATGGCAGGAAATAAACCCTCCAACAAATCCGCTGAAAGTCGTGGGTTGGTTGACCGACAAATGGATGGACTGAAATTGCCGCCCCATTCTTTGGAAGCGGAGCAATCTGTGTTGGGCGGGCTGATGCTGGATAATGAACGCTGGGATAACGTCTCTGAACGCGTAGTGGCTCAGGATTTTTTTAGCCGCCCTCACAGAATAATTTTCAGTGAAATGCAGCGCCTGCTGGAGCAAAGCAAGCCTATTGACCTGATTACCCTTTCGGAATCAATGGAAACTAAAGGTGAACTAAGCATGGTGGGCGGCTTTGCCTATCTGGCTGAGTTATCTAAAAATACGCCAAGTGCAGCTAATATCGGTGCCTATGCAGACATTGTGCGTGAACGTGCGGTGGTGCGGGAAATGATCGCGGTTGCGAATGAGATCGCCGATGCGGGTTACGATCCGCAGGGCCGTACCAGTGAAGATCTGCTCGATCTGGCTGAATCACGGGTGTTTCAGATTGCTGAAAATCGCGCAAGCAAAGATGAAGGGCCGAAAAGCGTCGATCAGATCCTTGAAGCAACCATCTCGAGGATTGAATCGCTCTATCAGACGCCGCACGATGGCGTCACCGGGGTTGATACCGGCTATCAGGATCTGAATAAAAAGACCGCGGGTTTGCAGCGATCCGATCTGATCATCGTGGCCGCGCGTCCGTCGATGGGTAAAACCACCTTTGCAATGAATCTTTGTGAAAACGCAGCGATGCTGCAGGATAAACCGGTACTGATCTTTAGTCTGGAGATGCCCGGTGAGCAACTTATGATGCGTATGCTGGCTTCGCTGTCACGCGTTGATCAAACCCGCATTCGTACCGGCCAGCTCGATGATGAAGACTGGGCGAGGATCTCCAGCACCATGGGCATTTTGCTGGAAAAAAAGAATATGTTTATCGATGATTCTTCTGGTCTGACGCCGACGGAAGTGCGTTCCCGTGCGCGGCGAGTTTTCCGTGAGCATGGCGGTCTGAGCCTGATTATGATCGACTATCTGCAATTGATGCGGGTGCCCTCGCTATCCGATAACCGTACGCTGGAGATTGCAGAAATTTCTCGTTCTCTTAAGGCGCTGGCGAAAGAACTACAGGTGCCGGTAGTGGCGCTATCACAGCTTAACCGCTCCCTTGAGCAGCGAGCGGATAAACGTCCCGTCAACTCGGATTTGCGTGAATCCGGCTCTATCGAACAGGATGCTGACCTGATTATGTTTATCTATCGTGATGAGGTTTATCATGAAAACAGCGATTTGAAAGGCATTGCGGAAATTATCCTGGGTAAACAGCGTAACGGCCCTATCGGCACGGTGCGCCTGACATTTAACGGTCAGTGGTCGCGTTTCGATAATTATGCCGGGCCACAATATGACAATGAATAA
- a CDS encoding IS1 family transposase (programmed frameshift), whose product MAKVDVVCPQCNETHAVRCNGHSASGAQRYICKHCSKTFQLNFSYSGAKPDTHQTIVNMAMNGSGCRDTARVPGISLNTVLRHGKKISPKQVAENIDPETEVVICCETDEQWSYVRCKSNPRWLFYAYDRIRKRALAHVFGPRNAPTLRRLLALLSKFNIAFYMTDAWPVYKVLLSATSHVVSKKYTQRTERHNLNLRTHIKRLTRRTICFSKSEEMHDKIIGWYLTLHHYQ is encoded by the exons ATGGCTAAAGTTGATGTCGTCTGCCCTCAGTGCAATGAAACTCATGCTGTACGATGTAACGGACATTCAGCATCCGGTGCCCAACGTTACATCTGCAAGCATTGTTCAAAGACCTTTCAGCTCAATTTTAGCTACTCTGGTGCCAAACCAGACACACACCAGACCATTGTTAATATGGCCATGAATGGTTCCGGATGTCGCGATACCGCACGGGTCCCCGGTATCAGCCTCAATACGGTTCTGCGGCACG GTAAAAAAATTTCGCCAAAGCAGGTAGCTGAGAATATCGACCCCGAAACGGAGGTTGTTATCTGCTGTGAAACCGATGAACAATGGTCTTACGTGCGGTGTAAAAGCAATCCCCGGTGGTTGTTCTATGCTTATGACCGTATCCGCAAACGTGCTCTGGCCCACGTCTTCGGCCCGAGAAATGCCCCGACCCTGCGACGATTGCTGGCCCTGTTAAGCAAATTTAACATTGCCTTTTATATGACAGATGCCTGGCCGGTTTATAAAGTTCTGTTAAGTGCAACAAGCCACGTGGTGAGCAAGAAATATACCCAACGGACAGAACGACATAATCTTAATCTTCGCACACATATCAAACGACTGACCCGCAGAACAATTTGCTTTTCGAAGTCAGAGGAAATGCACGATAAGATCATCGGTTGGTATCTTACTCTTCATCATTATCAATAA
- a CDS encoding exochitinase has protein sequence MNGDDVKHAISSGVQSATIALEISAGSRVTLSAVQPSSSTHYSLRYHWHASSGATVSAPNEVETSILMPEVTTVTRVDITLTVTNGRGDIARSSWPVCVLPVNGGSGNNQPDYPLWNRTSTYPGQSRVSHNGGNYQAKWWIATGVEPGLPNTTGPATGNSLPWIKI, from the coding sequence ATGAATGGCGATGATGTTAAGCACGCTATATCGTCCGGGGTTCAGTCTGCCACTATTGCGCTGGAAATCTCTGCTGGCAGTCGTGTAACGCTCAGTGCGGTTCAGCCCTCCAGCTCCACTCACTATTCTCTACGCTATCACTGGCATGCCAGTTCAGGGGCGACGGTGAGCGCACCAAATGAAGTAGAAACGTCGATCCTGATGCCGGAAGTGACGACAGTGACAAGGGTGGATATCACACTCACCGTCACGAATGGCCGCGGTGATATCGCCCGGAGCTCCTGGCCTGTGTGCGTATTACCGGTGAATGGCGGCAGCGGAAATAACCAGCCTGACTATCCTTTGTGGAATCGTACCTCAACATACCCAGGGCAAAGTCGGGTCAGCCACAATGGCGGAAATTATCAGGCCAAATGGTGGATTGCTACGGGTGTTGAACCTGGATTGCCGAATACCACCGGGCCTGCTACAGGTAATTCCCTGCCCTGGATAAAAATTTGA
- a CDS encoding S8 family serine peptidase: MSDFLEVYRSLQFDGCIYARLHSTLPVSGVIYSLFRDDVLVVQQSVQSADISVKFSDQVAGIFELKAEIMDSGDRPRTFTRKLNIPAQSRRLKQGTTLPETSKIKDISSACDNISNYFLEIQFLEGGPAQFYNEDDRRLPLFSAFKKQHLAEVAIANRNAITAVFPDSDSPRLVNLYQLIASGHFGELKLIAHELETLDYVEACSLNPDTRDLPPPEQAEEIAAPRLTQDVARVGAGSSVGTPDFTPRQTYLNSAPGLNVREAWLSGETGRFATVRLLDFGVYRNHEDLQGNINVVTSRDESQDCNHGTASAGCIVAKNNAFGVTGIAHGCQLHFYDTGNLDLIVRDAQPGDIVGLNIQVNVDGRLLPWSYYKNIWDRINVLSHRGVTVVMSAGNGGNDLSPDAGLMPDYGDNGVLLSGAVSSTTGRRLAFSNYNNANSSICAWGHNVTTTGYDGLQTLPGNNHNYTATFNGTSSATPLLTGALALIQSYAKRKYGVYLDCLEMRQLIARTGRSQGVSDGVGYQPDIMRAFAWLDETLGADEVQEGEHILPVAQMRITAVAGSELAFTALLPSGVDQNGIHYRWLTTSRETLSTPTEQRTLVRFPEVTRETLGQISVNISGAFHGGDAIGLKIVPTSDA, encoded by the coding sequence ATGAGTGATTTTCTTGAGGTTTATCGTAGCCTGCAATTCGATGGTTGTATTTATGCCAGGCTACATTCCACGTTGCCAGTTAGCGGTGTGATCTACTCCCTTTTTCGTGATGATGTCCTGGTCGTACAACAAAGTGTCCAGAGCGCTGATATATCCGTTAAATTTTCAGACCAGGTTGCAGGTATTTTTGAGCTGAAAGCAGAAATTATGGATAGCGGTGATCGGCCACGGACTTTTACCCGCAAGCTGAATATTCCGGCCCAGTCACGCCGATTAAAACAGGGGACGACCCTCCCTGAAACCAGCAAAATTAAAGATATCTCATCTGCCTGTGACAATATCAGCAATTATTTTCTTGAAATTCAGTTTCTGGAAGGTGGTCCGGCGCAGTTTTACAATGAGGACGACAGGCGGCTTCCATTGTTCTCGGCATTCAAAAAACAGCATTTAGCAGAAGTTGCCATTGCTAACCGAAATGCTATCACTGCTGTTTTTCCTGATAGTGATAGCCCTCGTCTTGTCAATTTATACCAGCTGATTGCCAGCGGCCACTTTGGCGAATTAAAGCTGATTGCTCATGAACTGGAAACACTGGACTACGTTGAAGCCTGCAGCCTGAATCCGGATACGCGCGATCTTCCTCCACCTGAACAGGCTGAAGAGATTGCAGCACCGCGCCTCACACAGGATGTTGCGCGCGTCGGTGCAGGCAGTAGTGTTGGCACACCTGATTTCACGCCCCGACAAACCTACCTTAATAGTGCACCTGGCCTGAATGTGCGCGAGGCATGGCTCTCGGGAGAAACTGGCCGTTTTGCCACCGTTCGCCTGCTTGATTTCGGTGTCTATCGCAATCATGAAGATTTGCAGGGCAATATCAATGTTGTCACCAGCCGCGATGAAAGCCAGGATTGCAATCATGGTACTGCTTCTGCAGGCTGCATTGTCGCTAAAAATAATGCGTTTGGCGTAACGGGCATCGCTCATGGCTGCCAGCTGCATTTTTATGACACGGGCAATCTTGACCTGATTGTGCGCGATGCCCAGCCGGGAGATATCGTGGGTCTTAATATTCAGGTGAATGTGGATGGACGTTTGCTGCCCTGGAGTTACTATAAAAATATTTGGGATCGAATCAATGTGTTGTCTCACCGGGGGGTCACGGTTGTGATGTCTGCCGGGAACGGCGGGAACGATCTCAGTCCTGATGCGGGTTTGATGCCGGACTATGGCGATAATGGTGTGTTGCTGTCTGGTGCGGTGTCCAGTACCACCGGGCGACGTCTTGCCTTCTCCAACTACAATAATGCCAATTCATCAATTTGTGCCTGGGGGCATAATGTTACAACGACGGGATATGACGGTTTACAAACGCTGCCCGGAAATAATCACAATTACACCGCCACATTTAACGGCACCTCCAGTGCTACGCCGCTGCTGACGGGCGCTCTGGCACTGATCCAGTCCTATGCCAAGCGCAAATATGGTGTGTACCTTGATTGTCTGGAAATGCGACAATTAATAGCGCGTACCGGGCGCTCACAAGGTGTTTCTGATGGCGTGGGGTACCAACCTGACATCATGAGAGCCTTTGCATGGCTTGATGAAACGCTTGGCGCTGATGAGGTGCAGGAGGGTGAACATATCCTGCCGGTTGCCCAGATGAGAATCACTGCGGTGGCGGGCAGCGAACTGGCCTTTACTGCTCTGCTACCCTCGGGCGTGGATCAAAATGGTATTCACTATCGCTGGCTGACAACGTCAAGGGAAACCTTGAGCACGCCGACTGAACAGCGGACTCTGGTGCGTTTCCCTGAGGTCACTCGTGAAACTCTTGGACAGATTTCGGTCAATATCAGCGGTGCTTTTCATGGCGGTGACGCCATTGGGCTGAAGATTGTGCCGACGTCAGATGCGTAA